The proteins below come from a single Planctomycetota bacterium genomic window:
- a CDS encoding globin: MAELPVDPILKLYDAVGEDGIASVVRRFYERVRQDDILSPMYPDNDWDGAERRLKLFLIQRFGGPSTYSQERGHPRLRMRHMPFPIDDAAAGRWLKLMRSAITKAADAGDVPADFATATMPFFKQVALFMVNR, translated from the coding sequence GTGGCCGAGCTGCCGGTTGATCCGATTCTCAAGCTCTACGACGCCGTCGGCGAAGACGGGATCGCCTCGGTCGTCCGGCGGTTCTACGAACGCGTCCGCCAAGACGACATCCTGTCGCCCATGTACCCGGACAACGACTGGGACGGTGCCGAACGACGCCTGAAGCTCTTCCTCATCCAACGCTTCGGCGGCCCGTCGACCTACTCCCAGGAACGCGGCCACCCACGGTTGCGAATGCGGCACATGCCCTTCCCCATCGACGACGCGGCAGCGGGTCGCTGGCTGAAACTGATGCGCTCCGCCATCACCAAAGCCGCCGACGCTGGCGACGTTCCTGCTGACTTTGCTACGGCGACGATGCCGTTCTTCAAGCAGGTGGCGTTGTTTATGGTGAACCGCTGA
- a CDS encoding FAD-binding domain-containing protein, with protein sequence MEKAIQIDTSSRERIQSRLSKLFPAAAERDDRLSPHLGGLAEAKGRLDAVRPEQYAKTRNHLVGAVTQLSPYIRHRVMSPSQVRDAALMRVSHPRQAGKLVQELAWHDFFQRVYAAVGEEGVWDDLEPWKTGHGPSDYADELPAEIEAGETGVDWVDHFARQLSKEGWLHNHARMWLASYVVHVRRVRWQEGARWFLRHLVDGDPASNNLSWQWVASTFSSKPYFMNRGNVVKNAGDLFPPHAKNDPTDKPYELLAADLFRDGPEATQDVGEGLGIDLKRVAAESSGGSRRQDGSVTWVHEDMLRPDHPAVDGTDAAVFVFDDEAIDDVGMTLKPLGFVVECLADLQNVTLLRSNDFGGSVAAAVRSFAEGRPVVTGQTPSGRRRAIGRELDATTIEDESFVELEGRVDLKRFSRYWRSAGKALHAAGHA encoded by the coding sequence GTGGAAAAAGCAATTCAGATCGACACGTCGTCGCGCGAAAGAATCCAAAGCCGGCTGTCAAAGCTGTTTCCCGCAGCGGCCGAGCGCGATGACCGGCTCTCACCGCACCTCGGCGGCCTCGCAGAGGCGAAGGGTCGGCTGGATGCCGTCCGGCCGGAGCAATACGCCAAGACGCGGAACCACCTCGTCGGAGCGGTCACGCAGCTTTCGCCGTACATCCGACATCGCGTGATGAGCCCGTCGCAGGTGCGGGACGCGGCACTCATGAGAGTCTCGCACCCTCGACAGGCCGGCAAGCTCGTGCAGGAGCTGGCTTGGCACGACTTCTTTCAGCGCGTCTACGCGGCCGTCGGGGAAGAGGGCGTCTGGGATGATCTTGAGCCATGGAAGACCGGTCACGGACCGAGCGACTATGCCGACGAACTGCCTGCCGAGATCGAGGCGGGTGAGACGGGCGTCGATTGGGTCGATCACTTCGCCCGGCAGTTGTCCAAAGAGGGTTGGCTGCACAATCACGCTCGGATGTGGCTTGCCAGCTACGTCGTTCACGTCCGACGCGTCCGTTGGCAGGAGGGTGCTAGGTGGTTTCTTCGGCACCTGGTCGACGGCGATCCGGCGAGCAACAACCTCAGCTGGCAGTGGGTCGCGTCGACGTTTTCGTCCAAGCCCTACTTCATGAATCGCGGCAACGTGGTAAAGAACGCCGGCGACCTGTTCCCACCGCATGCGAAGAACGACCCAACCGACAAGCCATACGAACTGCTCGCGGCCGATCTGTTTCGCGACGGACCCGAAGCGACACAGGACGTGGGTGAGGGTCTCGGCATCGACTTGAAGCGTGTCGCCGCCGAGAGTTCAGGAGGATCGCGACGACAAGATGGCTCGGTGACTTGGGTCCACGAAGACATGCTGCGTCCTGACCATCCCGCGGTCGACGGTACCGATGCCGCAGTCTTCGTGTTCGATGACGAGGCGATCGACGATGTCGGCATGACGCTCAAGCCGCTGGGCTTCGTTGTCGAGTGCCTTGCCGATTTGCAGAACGTCACGCTGCTTCGATCTAATGACTTTGGCGGGTCCGTCGCCGCGGCGGTGCGATCGTTCGCCGAGGGCCGGCCAGTTGTAACGGGGCAAACGCCCTCGGGCCGACGTCGGGCGATCGGGCGTGAGTTGGACGCGACAACGATTGAGGACGAATCGTTCGTCGAGCTGGAGGGTCGGGTCGATCTCAAGCGGTTCAGCCGCTACTGGCGATCGGCGGGGAAAGCCTTGCATGCGGCCGGGCACGCGTAG
- a CDS encoding GAF domain-containing SpoIIE family protein phosphatase translates to MDDAGDESNEPRQRSWLFTGPFDKRLAFFTDTMRAISRHRDPQELVADYYRRMYEAFPTDGYLAVSRRDLSSPKYKITRSSTWGIDFNPWLDGDTKPLFDRGLLGKLIYEGQPAIFDDLRGAYEPDDPAAEYLDGMRSMTAVPMFDDGESLNMVVFLLKEPNGFDRDRLPDQVWVHNLFGRATNTLVLRKQIAKTNHQLRDANEAVGKIQKTLLPERLPEITGVRLGTFYDSSEQAGGDYYDFFEIPGGKLGIFMGDVSGHGTPAAVLMAVVHAIAHAIENPPHPDPPGRLLAHLNHHLCERYTRRGGTFVTAWYGILDPKTRKLTFANAGHPPPRLKHDNTRDDDKAGKTGPLVAGRARSLPLGIDPHETFPEGEVQLESGDVLVAYTDGITEAREHGGRGMWGIEGLDASLSNCRCGPKTLIDDLIQKLTDYTGGSAPEDDRTIVTAKLD, encoded by the coding sequence ATGGATGACGCCGGCGACGAGTCGAACGAACCGCGGCAGCGCTCGTGGCTCTTTACCGGTCCTTTCGATAAGCGGCTGGCGTTTTTCACTGACACCATGCGGGCCATCAGCCGGCATCGCGACCCGCAGGAGCTGGTCGCCGACTACTACCGGCGCATGTACGAGGCGTTTCCGACCGACGGCTATCTCGCGGTGAGCCGGCGCGATCTGTCTTCGCCGAAGTACAAGATCACCCGCAGCAGCACTTGGGGCATCGACTTCAATCCGTGGCTCGACGGCGATACCAAGCCGCTCTTCGATCGTGGGCTTCTCGGCAAGCTGATCTACGAAGGGCAACCCGCAATTTTCGACGATCTTCGCGGGGCGTACGAGCCCGATGATCCGGCGGCGGAGTACCTCGACGGCATGCGGTCGATGACGGCCGTCCCGATGTTCGATGACGGTGAGTCGCTGAACATGGTCGTCTTCTTGCTGAAGGAGCCCAACGGCTTCGATCGCGATCGACTGCCGGATCAGGTCTGGGTGCACAACCTCTTCGGCCGGGCGACGAACACACTGGTTCTTCGGAAGCAGATCGCCAAGACGAATCATCAGCTTCGCGACGCCAACGAGGCGGTTGGTAAGATTCAGAAGACGCTGCTGCCAGAGCGATTGCCCGAGATCACGGGCGTTCGGCTCGGAACGTTTTACGACTCGAGCGAGCAGGCGGGGGGTGACTACTACGACTTTTTCGAGATTCCTGGTGGAAAGCTGGGCATCTTCATGGGTGACGTCAGCGGCCACGGGACGCCGGCGGCGGTGCTGATGGCCGTTGTGCACGCGATCGCCCATGCAATCGAAAACCCGCCGCACCCCGATCCGCCCGGTCGGCTGCTGGCCCACCTGAACCACCACCTCTGCGAGCGGTACACGCGTCGCGGCGGGACTTTCGTCACCGCGTGGTACGGCATCCTCGATCCAAAGACGCGCAAGCTCACGTTCGCCAACGCCGGCCACCCGCCGCCACGGTTGAAGCACGACAACACGCGCGACGACGACAAGGCCGGCAAGACCGGGCCGCTGGTGGCGGGGCGGGCCCGGAGTCTGCCGCTGGGTATCGATCCGCACGAGACGTTCCCCGAGGGCGAGGTTCAGCTAGAGTCGGGCGACGTGCTCGTCGCGTATACAGACGGCATCACTGAAGCCCGCGAGCATGGCGGCCGCGGAATGTGGGGCATCGAGGGTTTGGATGCCTCGCTGTCAAACTGTCGTTGCGGGCCGAAGACGCTGATCGATGACCTGATCCAGAAGCTGACCGATTACACGGGCGGCAGCGCGCCGGAGGACGACCGCACGATCGTCACGGCCAAGCTCGACTGA
- a CDS encoding transcriptional regulator, producing MTDRTPAASTSDYARTLDRLLQEIDTLPAAERNRLRHAADEAKVRHERLVGTIAKLQETLDFLRLGVKYLAFDVEATKRENAYLRKLLEEADGVD from the coding sequence ATGACCGACCGCACTCCGGCCGCCAGCACGTCCGACTACGCGCGCACGCTCGATCGCTTGCTCCAGGAGATCGACACGCTCCCGGCCGCAGAACGCAACCGCCTGCGCCACGCCGCCGACGAGGCCAAGGTTCGCCACGAGCGCCTGGTCGGCACGATCGCCAAACTGCAGGAGACGCTCGACTTCCTGCGTCTTGGCGTCAAATACCTCGCCTTCGACGTCGAGGCGACCAAGCGCGAAAACGCGTACCTCCGAAAGCTGCTCGAAGAGGCGGACGGCGTCGACTGA
- the cdaA gene encoding diadenylate cyclase CdaA: MLPNVTNFLQAFRGVPAWLIVLELVIIGAVVFSVIRFLQGTRGVRVLKGIVVLLITFYLAVRILGGVFDTARLGILFQQFLFYASFAAIVVFQPELRRALMRLGETRLLRAATGGTDEIASVVDACTTLSRRRIGALLAFERDEGLAGFAEDATRIDAEVSAQLLTTIFYPNTSLHDLGVVIRDARIAYAGVQFPLAESGELTERELGSRHRAAVGLSMNVDAVVVVVSEETGDISVAEGGRLHRRLSPERLLEMLHELLNRSVPLAQSDRPSTITASDRETSSAATRLDSLSTKRPTSNAMKRPATLPPAKPQTLNLKAPRPHKPATPSVAPADIRETKPVGKPDEAPRKKAG; encoded by the coding sequence ATGCTGCCGAACGTCACCAACTTCCTGCAGGCCTTTCGCGGCGTGCCGGCGTGGTTGATCGTGCTGGAACTGGTGATCATCGGGGCGGTCGTCTTCAGTGTAATTCGGTTCCTGCAAGGGACGCGCGGCGTTCGCGTGCTCAAGGGCATCGTCGTCCTGTTGATCACGTTTTACCTCGCCGTCCGCATCCTCGGCGGCGTGTTCGACACGGCCCGACTGGGCATTCTGTTCCAGCAGTTCCTCTTCTACGCCAGCTTTGCGGCCATCGTTGTGTTCCAGCCAGAGCTCCGCCGCGCGCTCATGCGGCTGGGCGAAACCCGACTGCTCCGAGCGGCCACCGGTGGGACCGACGAGATCGCATCGGTCGTGGATGCTTGCACGACGTTGTCCCGGCGTCGGATCGGGGCGTTGCTCGCGTTCGAGCGAGACGAAGGCCTCGCTGGATTTGCGGAGGATGCGACCCGCATCGACGCCGAAGTCTCGGCCCAGCTGCTGACGACGATCTTCTACCCCAACACCTCGCTCCACGACCTCGGCGTCGTGATCCGAGACGCGCGCATCGCCTACGCCGGCGTTCAGTTTCCGCTGGCCGAGAGTGGCGAGCTGACCGAACGCGAGCTTGGCAGTCGACACCGCGCGGCTGTTGGCCTGAGCATGAACGTCGACGCAGTCGTGGTGGTCGTTTCGGAGGAGACGGGCGACATCAGCGTCGCCGAGGGTGGCCGGCTTCATCGTCGACTGTCTCCGGAGCGGCTTTTGGAGATGCTGCACGAGTTGTTGAACCGCAGCGTGCCGCTGGCACAGTCGGATCGGCCTTCGACGATCACGGCGTCGGATCGCGAGACCTCGTCGGCTGCCACGCGGCTCGACAGCCTCAGCACGAAGCGGCCCACGTCGAACGCGATGAAACGTCCGGCCACACTTCCGCCGGCCAAGCCGCAAACACTCAATCTCAAGGCCCCGCGTCCGCACAAGCCGGCGACGCCCAGCGTCGCGCCGGCCGACATCCGCGAGACCAAGCCCGTCGGGAAGCCAGACGAGGCACCGCGTAAGAAAGCAGGCTGA
- a CDS encoding PEP-CTERM sorting domain-containing protein (PEP-CTERM proteins occur, often in large numbers, in the proteomes of bacteria that also encode an exosortase, a predicted intramembrane cysteine proteinase. The presence of a PEP-CTERM domain at a protein's C-terminus predicts cleavage within the sorting domain, followed by covalent anchoring to some some component of the (usually Gram-negative) cell surface. Many PEP-CTERM proteins exhibit an unusual sequence composition that includes large numbers of potential glycosylation sites. Expression of one such protein has been shown restore the ability of a bacterium to form floc, a type of biofilm.) yields the protein MGDHRAFGVVLLYSVLATTPVSSFASVDFIADDGDANTSSGPSFDGTDYLWGSYFTASDPTAIDEVSVAFGRVDAGTAVTLLVYDDPDGDFDPRNATLVGSLSGVSGFSNAENPLPDTFTSYSFPIGGEPVVSGGFYVAAFISGVDGVTAAPTQTFGEAPARRDFQTATNQGFSFFGPEGESDLTDLSSFPVFQPVGDPTIFGSLAGNILVRARGTVIPEPTSLAMVSVGGLFLLRRRR from the coding sequence ATGGGAGATCACAGAGCTTTCGGAGTCGTCCTCTTGTACTCGGTGCTCGCCACAACGCCGGTGTCGAGCTTCGCCAGCGTCGACTTCATTGCGGATGATGGCGACGCGAACACGAGCAGCGGGCCGAGCTTCGATGGCACCGACTATCTGTGGGGCAGTTACTTCACCGCAAGCGACCCGACCGCCATCGATGAGGTCAGCGTGGCCTTCGGCCGCGTCGATGCCGGGACGGCCGTCACGCTGTTGGTCTACGACGACCCCGATGGCGACTTCGATCCTCGGAATGCGACGCTCGTCGGCTCGCTTTCGGGCGTGAGTGGCTTCAGCAACGCGGAAAATCCGCTGCCAGACACGTTCACGAGCTACAGCTTTCCGATCGGTGGGGAGCCGGTCGTCTCCGGTGGCTTCTACGTGGCTGCGTTCATCAGCGGCGTCGATGGTGTCACCGCCGCTCCGACCCAGACGTTTGGCGAGGCACCGGCCCGTCGCGATTTCCAGACGGCGACCAACCAGGGCTTCAGCTTCTTCGGCCCTGAGGGTGAGAGCGATCTCACCGACCTGTCCAGCTTCCCCGTCTTTCAGCCGGTCGGCGATCCGACGATCTTCGGTTCGCTCGCGGGCAACATTCTCGTCCGGGCGCGCGGCACGGTGATTCCCGAGCCGACGAGTCTCGCGATGGTCTCAGTCGGCGGGCTCTTTCTGCTGCGTCGTCGTCGCTAA
- the ftsY gene encoding signal recognition particle-docking protein FtsY: MAFFAKTLDRLKGALNKTAAVLNTDVRTLFVPGRQIDHAFLDELEEKLIIADTGVKRAMTIREAVQDRWRLGKIKNAEEAADIVKSEMLQGWSDAATREIRYAESGPTVIMVCGVNGAGKTTSIAKLAWLLKEQAGKRVMLAAGDTFRAAAVEQLTLWAERLGIEIVKQRQGVDPAAVAYDACEAAVARGVDVLIVDTAGRLHTQQGLMRELGKIRSVIAKKIDGAPHETILVLDATTGQNAISQAKHFNREVDVTGLFLSKLDGSAKGGVVVAIRDELQLPVKFIGLGETPQDVETFDPDRFVEALFERAARGSSTNSAVSDNLGLPLGRPNVSTSPRTAVPSACPLRIARARPGQGFAGRHPQATQPLDGGEESSPADAVLHPGVEGPWQPGRRLTRRDVQPDGGEVRDRI, from the coding sequence GTGGCCTTCTTCGCCAAGACGCTCGACCGCCTCAAGGGCGCGCTCAACAAGACCGCGGCTGTCCTGAATACGGACGTCCGCACGCTGTTCGTCCCGGGCCGGCAGATCGACCACGCCTTCCTGGACGAGCTCGAAGAGAAGCTCATCATCGCCGACACCGGCGTCAAGCGGGCCATGACGATCCGCGAGGCGGTTCAGGACCGCTGGCGTCTGGGCAAGATCAAGAACGCCGAGGAAGCCGCAGACATCGTCAAGTCGGAAATGCTCCAGGGTTGGAGCGACGCGGCCACGCGCGAAATCCGCTACGCGGAGTCCGGCCCGACGGTCATCATGGTCTGCGGCGTCAACGGTGCGGGCAAGACGACCAGCATCGCCAAGCTTGCATGGCTCCTGAAGGAGCAGGCCGGCAAACGCGTCATGCTGGCCGCCGGCGACACATTCCGCGCCGCCGCCGTCGAGCAGTTGACGCTTTGGGCGGAGCGACTGGGCATCGAGATCGTCAAGCAGCGCCAAGGCGTCGACCCGGCAGCCGTCGCCTACGACGCGTGCGAAGCAGCCGTGGCACGCGGTGTGGACGTTCTCATCGTCGACACCGCCGGCCGGCTCCACACGCAGCAAGGCCTCATGCGGGAGCTGGGCAAGATTCGCAGCGTCATCGCCAAGAAGATCGACGGCGCCCCGCATGAGACCATCCTCGTTCTCGACGCAACGACGGGCCAGAACGCGATCAGCCAGGCCAAGCACTTCAATCGCGAGGTCGACGTCACCGGCCTGTTCCTGAGCAAACTTGACGGCTCTGCGAAGGGCGGCGTGGTCGTGGCGATTCGCGACGAGCTGCAGCTGCCCGTCAAGTTCATCGGCCTGGGTGAGACCCCGCAAGACGTCGAGACCTTTGATCCGGATCGGTTCGTCGAAGCACTGTTCGAGCGCGCGGCCCGAGGTTCGTCCACGAACTCAGCAGTTTCTGATAACCTTGGCCTTCCCCTCGGGAGACCCAATGTCAGCACTTCGCCTCGCACTGCCGTTCCTTCTGCTTGCCCTCTTCGCATCGCCCGCGCTCGCCCAGGACAAGGCTTCGCCGGCCGACATCCGCAAGCTACGCAGCCACTCGATGGAGGCGAAGAATCAAGTCCAGCGGATGCAGTACTACATCCTGGAGTGGAAGGGCCTTGGCAGCCAGGTCGGCGACTCACGCGTCGCGACGTTCAACCAGACGGCGGAGAAGTTCGCGACCGCATATAA